One part of the Vicugna pacos chromosome 20, VicPac4, whole genome shotgun sequence genome encodes these proteins:
- the HDGFL1 gene encoding LOW QUALITY PROTEIN: hepatoma-derived growth factor-like protein 1 (The sequence of the model RefSeq protein was modified relative to this genomic sequence to represent the inferred CDS: inserted 1 base in 1 codon; deleted 1 base in 1 codon; substituted 2 bases at 2 genomic stop codons), with translation MXRFCRNGYKSGDLVFAKLKGYAHWPARIQHTAEGNRYQVXFFGTHETAFLGPKHLFPYEESKEKFGKPSRRRGFSEGLWEMENNSTVQASDYLFAREKSCAEGPEPEPXATEDGGDPKSPTDGGGHGPSRGEPGIHLPAEEDEIQPLKRTPNDPERNHSPVSEPSPSCGTSRSRRKRLPRERRRAQASEASRAGSHQSFKKNPCPVPAVAWLLTGETGHCLQTGTASPPPPPHSPHPLSHCTPGPGGSTRKGQATRPSPCAPTPLGSESGPLLPGMR, from the exons ATGTAACGGTTCTGCCGAAACGGGTACAAGAGCGGGGACCTGGTGTTCGCCAAGTTAAAGGGCTACGCCCACTGGCCGGCCAGGATCCAGCATACGGCCGAAGGCAACCGCTACCAAG TTTTCTTCGGGACCCACGAGACGGCCTTCCTGGGCCCCAAGCATCTCTTCCCGTATGAGGAGTCCAAGGAGAAGTTCGGCAAACCCAGCAGGAGGAGGGGGTTCAGCGAGGGGCTGTGGGAGATGGAGAACAACTCCACCGTCCAGGCTTCCGATTACCTGTTCGCCCGAGAGAAGAGCTGCGCCGAGGGGCCTGAGCCCGAGCCCTAGGCCACCGAGGACGGCGGGGACCCGAAGAGCCCCACAGACGGCGGCGGCCAT GGGCCGAGCAGGGGGGAACCCGGCATCCACCTGCCGGCGGAGGAGGACGAGATTCAGCCGCTGAAGAGAACCCCAAATGACCCAGAGAGGAATCACAGCCCTGTGTCTGAGCCGAGCCCCTCCTGCGGGACGAGCCGGAGCCGGAGGAAGAGGCTGCCGAGAGAGAGGCGGAGGGCCCAGGCGTCTGAGGCTTCTAGAGCTGGTAGTCACCAAAGTTTCAAGAAGAACCCCTGCCCGGTTCCTGCTGTGGCCTGGCTGTTAACTGGGGAAACTGGCCATTGTCTGCAAACTGGGacagcctccccccccccccccccgcactcTCCTCACCCACTTTCCCACTGCACGCCTGGCCCTGGGGGATCGACCCGGAAGGGGCAGGCCACCAGGCCCTCACCCTGTGCGCCCACacccctgggctctgagtcagggcCTCTGCTTCCTGGGATGAGATGA